Genomic DNA from Dermacentor variabilis isolate Ectoservices chromosome 6, ASM5094787v1, whole genome shotgun sequence:
GAGCGTGGTCATTTCCCCTTGAGCGTAGCCGCAGCCGACGGCCCACGTGGCTGCCCAGGCGACCTGCGCGAACGCGTCGCTCGACGGCAAAGTCTCCTCGTAGGTGCCGACCTTGGCGACGTCGTAGTGCAAGTTCTGATCGAACCAGTCCGTTATCACCTCGTGCCACTTCATGTACGGCATCCTGTTCCGTGAGCGGTCCGTGAGCACGTTCTGGCCGGTCCTGGGGAAGCCGTACGTGAAGCGGTCTTCCACGAGGTCGTGCCTCGCCACTCCGGTCTCGTCGGTTCCCTGCCTGGCTAGCGCCAAGGCCACGTCGCTCATCTCTTTGTCCCAGCGCAGCTCGACCATGTTGGCCGCCGGAGGGAAGTCGGCGAGTTGCCCCAGCGCCAGTTGACTGCGGTAGTGGTTGTGCGCCGACAGGATGTCGTCTATTCGGAGATCCACCTCGCCGCTGGCTATTTTGAACTCTTTGCGTACCGCGGAACAGGTAGTGTGCGTCGGCCGTTTCTGGCGATACGATGCGCACGCGGGCGTTTCTTGGCCGACGGCGGCGAGTTGAGACCAGAACCACAGCGACAGCACCAAGGCCTTGTCcatcgtcttcctcttcttctacGTTCTGAGCCACGCCAATCTTTCTGTCCAACTGTATGAGTCGTGAtttggatagatagatagatagatagatagatagtacttttattcGTATCAATTCTCATACACAaaaatcaggcctaccaaagcctcaccaaGGGCTTGAGTGTTCACCATTCTGTTCACTTCTTTCTCTGCACACAGCTGATTATGATGCCGACTACTTCGCGTCTCAGTAGCCCAGTTCTTTCACGTTTTGTTGCCGACTCGTCCACTCATTGCATCTTGTTGTACTTGTCTATTGTGGCATCCGCCTGGCTGTTGAGGCCCTGAAGACTCACCGTcacaacgcgcggggactgcttcgtcctccctgACACTTCGTTCTCCCCTCCTGACAATCATTAAACAAACGCCAAGAAATTACATGGATGCTTCTAGAAGTAACCACGTTCCCTACCCCACTACACAAGCACCGAATACACACAGAAGCATACTCATCAGACTGTAAGACATGCAATACGCCACCTGCACACTTCCATCACATTATATGAGCATGCCCATCAGTTCCGAACAATATCAGACACAGCATAAACCACAATGCTAAAATAAAGACCCCTGAGCCGTGGGAGGCTGTACTGTTCAGCGAATGCATAGAACACCAACTTTGGGCTGTCCGGTTGGGGGAGTACGCCGCAACGGTTCAAGGCCTGGCCTGCCTCTGACGGAAAGGAGAGCTTTACGGCACTAGCTCCCCGGCCTCGCCCTTCCGCTTTCGAACCCAGCAGAAACAACTGAATAAAAATGCTTAATTTCACTTTCTCTTCGCCTTGTGTGTGCTTAAGTTGGCCGTGGTGACTTGAAACCGAGACAATATTAGCAACAGAGCTGTTAGAACAGCCGGGTGGATAATACAAATAGTGGGttttcataaaaataaaaaagaagaaatatcgAAATAACACAGAGGCAAGTAAATAACACAGAATTCTGTTTAGAAATCAGCCGGATGGAGTCGCAAATGGAGTTTCTAAACCACGGCATAACTTTCTGTGCGTAAGAATGATGTTTCGATAACAGATGAACTTTGAACCATCCAGTGCCCTTTGTGAGTCAAACAGTGTTTCCATGTGCTTGTTCATCGTACTATAGGAAACAGCACTGATCTGCCAAAGACGCAGAAAGTCACAAGAAAGGCACACGAGGGATAGCAATTTCATCAAAATGACTTCGTTAAGGAAGTTATGCAGGGGCCTGGCTAGCTCCATTTGTAGCTCCTACCACCTAAATGGTTTACATAAAATTATCGTATTTTAATGCTTGTTTTCTTCGTTTATTACGCACTAATTAGACCCGCCCGTTATAAAAGCTCGGCGGCCGTGAACCCTCCGTAGTTTCAAGTCCCTCAGGCCAACTTGACCATACACAAGGCGAAGATCTAAGGAATCGACATCAGTATCACTATTTCTCGCCTGGCGAGCCCATCATGCTCGGTGGCGAGGTAGAAGAAGAAGCTCCGCTCACCCGAAGAAGAAGTCTTCTTCGGGACTGCCGCTGCCTGCTCCCCGTTCGCTTCGGCTTCTgtcacttggccaggttttgggtgatattaggctttactaatcttatttcttgagctctcactaattctaacgccaccttcttcctaggcggatgtctaaaaactccccaggcaggggtttgtccccatgggcggcctctattccaacggatgaattacctctagatttgttcatccgcagtggtgtgagcaacatcccggtggctctggttccttcaaatggaggcttGATACGTCTAACCAATCCCCAGGCGACCCAGAAATCCCTGCAAGCTGCTACCTCTTCATACCAGACCATCACGGAAGTGAGGCAGTTCGGCCGCGGAGGTATCGTGTGTCGAtcgccagaccagtcctgtgtcgcggatttgctaaagtgctcgtcattcgcgtcattaccggtgagttccttcatccctgctcacctcgcctgcactaagggaatagtcagaggtgtcgatgctgatctttctcccgctgaaacacttgagagattgtctgggactggagtaattgctgtttaccgatgcactcgagtggtagacaataagcgggtcccaacagaatcagtgattgcgacttttgctggaacttcctgcccgtcagagctaaaggtgtggccccttgtgttcagagttgaacccctggcatcgcgtccgattcaatgccgcaattgctggcgatacggccatagtatggcagggtgtaaatcaagacagcgttgttgcgcatgtgggggagaacacgctcaaagtgattgtaatgcccaagaagagcgatgctgtctctgtgatggaaatcatccagccaattatttaaactgttctgttagggctcaagagttacaggtgattgaaataattgatcgtcgacgctgctctaggatggaggccataaacattgtgaaagaaagggcatCTGGCTATGCGGGGACAATAGGTAGACAAAATCTTACCACGGACCgatcacttactgcaactatagaggccgctgtggaaaaggcagttacaaaagctatggaaaggttggcaatgagccttggtgaatgtatctcccaagccgtttctagtcatttatctcatttgatgcaaactacctgcccagctcctgtaccaacgcaaacaattgatcctgagcaccaaactaaccatgaaagatcatacaccaatccttgcaataatgatattggactttcaaatccctcttctgcgggccctacaacttgtaatctgattaatacagatttggagatgacagaggtagaacaaaatgctcgagcatataaaagaaccatgtcGTCTATTAGTGAAGACTCCTCCCCCGGCCCTCACTCAAAGGCGAAGAAAGGTCAGTCCAGTGTTGTTCTAAAGGATAACATTCTgcagaaggcagtttcgactgcggcactttccaaaaaataggatcactaaaagtgcttcagtggaactgccgctctttatattctgcatcagtagatttaacttgtttaacttctcaactaaatcctgatttaattatgttacaagaaacgtggctaaaacctgagaaatcttttcaactgaaattctacaggtcatttcgattagaccgtcctacaagaggtggcggattacttacacttatctcatctaaaatttgccataaggctaaaatttcatttcaagtttctactccagagtgtgaaatcctagctATAAAATTGGTTCTCCCGGGATGTTCTCCTTTTACCGTAGTCaatgcatattttccatctggcgtacaggacactagcacactggatagtgttcttaactcttgtggacgtgacattgtgatctcaggtgatttcaattctcaccatatctcatggggtttaagaacagatttgtgcggcacccgattgtggaactggtcgttggacaatcgcctcacgtgtgtaaactccggatctattacgtttgttagaggccgatcttactcttcactagatcttacattctctggcccgagtctctccgtaacttcttggtcgactattgattgttcgacaagcagtgatcaccttccgatagtatttgacgttgcacgtccggtAACATTTATAGGTGTTCAGGTTCGAACcttcataaattacaacatttttaaaaaatgcttacgaaatgttctttcatctctgtctgatgcgcctacagaacaaaaaaccacgattatctgttccgctttggaaagttctcaaaaaaaggctcaatttgagattggattgaataaaagaaattcttacagtccttggtggaatgaagaatgcactcgagactacagaaagagaaaagctgcttggaaaaaattattgcataaccagagtccccaaaattggagtgactataaattttttcgagctgtctttaaacatacagtttctaaagccaaagatgaattcgactgtaagcattttgatttcttatctaacaataaaaataagcgtgcattgttccgttttctccgcggtagaaaaattcttccgcgtcaaattactattgactctataatcttaagtagcgatgaaatgaaacaatcactagaagaaatcgcgaagggattagaaattagattttcttctgtcttgccaagtggttctcgcttacgaagggcatcagatgattttacagaaatctccatgttagaattggctgatatcgtggagcgacttccagattcagctcccggtgtggatggggtaacatctactatgctcagaattttatttaaggaagctcccgatgaccttttagctattgtaaatcactcaatttgcttctcatggattccgtctgcgtggaaaattgctaaaatcatccctattcttaaaaatcatggggaaggatataaaatagataacattaggccaattgcgctaacttcaaatttggttaaattaattgaaagaattctatatgcccgcatgcttaaatttatacagaacaaggacttgcttagcccctgccaaattggattccgaccatcgtgttcaatttggcatgctcacgtggacctagaaagtagaataaaattagcacggcgacagaggaaaatatgtgcccttgtgacattagacatttccaaagcctacgacagtgtagaacacttaattttattagatatattgcgaaatatagagattccaaattatttttcaaactggattggtgaatttttaaatggaagaacattttactgcagtctgagaggcgtttcctcgagtatatatagtcaatcacgaggtgttcctcaaggagctgtcacttcaccattactatttaatattctgatgtgttccattcctcttcatcaagatgtacaaacatacgtatacgcggatgacattgctttcttcgcatcagacagtgatattcactctctatattatcgactgcaaaactacctcaacgccatagaaacctggttaaacaaaattcgcctttcacttaacgttagaaaatcctcgatattggttttccctcttaacaatcccgttaatatatcgatatcctatcgcctcgagactatacctcaagtggagtctgtgaaatacttaggtgtagtatatgacggttccctcaactggctcggccatattgaccatatcgttaaaaaaggagtacgagcagttggtatgctacgtaagctgtgcaatagtcggtccggaatgcggagagatccacttttaatgatatacaagatgtatgtgcggcccattttagaatttggatgtgttttattttctggtgccccagcttataaattacgtccccttgttctacttgagcgggaagccatacgactgtgttgcggattaccgaaatatgttgccaataacatattacaccaagaagtcaggttgccttcaatattgtgtagatttcggttactgacggtgcaaacagtcttgaaattgtatgaatcccctattagaagattgaaatacatattcatttctcagcctgcacttttcttcggagtacactggcatcgttttcatacaccacaggtcgtcttcgtacaaacattgataaatcccttaaatgtacgtctctggga
This window encodes:
- the LOC142584412 gene encoding scoloptoxin SSD552-like; its protein translation is MDKALVLSLWFWSQLAAVGQETPACASYRQKRPTHTTCSAVRKEFKIASGEVDLRIDDILSAHNHYRSQLALGQLADFPPAANMVELRWDKEMSDVALALARQGTDETGVARHDLVEDRFTYGFPRTGQNVLTDRSRNRMPYMKWHEVITDWFDQNLHYDVAKVGTYEETLPSSDAFAQVAWAATWAVGCGYAQGEMTTLSSEPKRLVVYVCNYGPAGNELNRSIYLEGPACSRCPRNTRCNQSTGLCVLLDGVWSLDFRGREEPPQENVLPTPSAPAASSSPPTVTPRSIAAAITSVAALVIAAVVRKSGDLRITPVTIAACCGLLLAQRPNRED